The genomic stretch AGACGACGGCCGCCACGCTTTACATATGGACCGCCGGCAGGCAGCGGTCGGAGCGTGCGACGCAGGCCTTTGGCCTCAAGCTGCCGGAGCTGTCGGGCGAGCCACTGCATGGGAGTGAGCCGATTGCGGCGCTTCCGGTACAAAGCCCAGATCCTCAATCATCTGCCAGTCGGCTTCGGCTGCCTGTCCCTTTTCCGTCAGGTAGTCACCCAGAAACAGGCTGTTGGCCACCATGAGCGCCAGCGGTTGCAGGCTCCGCAGATGCAGCTCGCGTCCGGCCGAAGCTCGAATTTCGGCCCGAGGATTGACAAAACGGAACACCGACAGGTAGCGCAGACAGGCCCAGGGTGTCAGATGGCGGACGGTCTGGCCATCACCCAGCGGGGTCCCTTTGATCGGAATCAGAAAGTTGACCGGGATCGAGGCCGCGCCGGCTTCACGTAGCGCATAGGCCATATCAAGCACATCCTCGTCGGTTTCGCCCATACCCAGGATGACCCCGGTGCAGGGTTGCAAACCTGCCTTGAGCGCAATCTGGACGGTGCGCACGCGGTCTTCGTAGGTGTGTGTCGAGCAGATGCGCTCGTAGTGACGCGGGCTCGTGTTCAGGTTATGGTTGTAGGCATCAACGCCAGCCTCCTTCAGCAGGCGGGCCTGTTCTTCATCCAGAATGCCCATGCAGGCACAGACCTCCAGGGGCAGTTCGGCTTTGATGCGGCGGGTAGCTTCAAGCACTGTTTCCAGCTCGCGCCGATGCGGTCCGCGACCCGAGGTCACAATGCAGAAGCGCTGCGCGCCGGCCGCATGAGCCTGGCGGGCCCGGCTGAGGATTTCCTCGACGGATAGCATTCGGTAGCGAGGAATGGACGCCTTCGAGATGCGCGATTGGGAGCAGTAGTGGCAGTCTTCCGGGCACAGGCCGCTCTGCGCGTTGAGCAGCACATTGACCTTGACACGGTTGCCGAAAAAGTGCCGGCGCACGCGCCAGGCAGCTTCGACAAGGCGCAACGTATCTGCGTCCGGAAGTTGCAGGAGAGCGCGTGCGACTTCACGGGCAGGCGGCCGGTCTTCGAGGGCGTCGGCCACCAGTTGATCCCAGGCGATTTCCATCGTCGTGGTTATGGGTTGGTGGATGAATTACGGGGAAGACACGGATTGTAACAGGGCAACGTCGCCGGCCGAGACGGTCCGCGTCGTTCCGTCGGGCAGGCGCACGCGAAGTGCACCGGACGGCTCGACGTCTTCGGCCATGCCTTCGATCCGGCCGCTGGCAGTTTCGATGCGTACCGGTTGGCCCAGCGTGTAGCTATGACGACGCCAGGCAGCACAGATGGCGTCGGCTTCGGCCAGGCGGTTGTACCAGTACTCCAGGCGGTCAAGGAGCGTAGCCAGCAGGTCCACCCGCCGCAGGCCCGGCCGATAGGCCTCCAGGTAGGTTGCTTCTGGAGGTAGCGGTGCCGCGTGGACGTTCAGGCCAATGCCCAACAGGAGAAAGCGCACGTCTTCTCCGCGCAGGTCGGCTTCCAGCAACACACCCGCCAGTTTGCGTCCATCGGGAGCCAGCAGGTCGTTGGGCCACTTGAGGCCGCCTATCTCGGCTGTTTCTGCCAGGGCCACGCCCGCAGCCAGCGACAGCCGGAGCAGCTCGGTCAGCGGCAGCCGTGGACGCAACAGGACCGAAAAGTACAGACCGGCGCCAGAGGGGCTGATCCAGCGGCGTCCCCGGCGTCCCCGCCCTCCGGTCTGCTGTTCGGCCAGTACGACAGCGCCCTCGGGCGCACCGGCTTCGGCCCAGGCCCGCAGCTCATCCTGGGTGCTGGTGGTGCGCCCCATATAGCGGTATGCCCGGCCGAAGCGCCCTCGGAGGCAGGACCTCAATAGATGGGGCGCCGGGCTTCCTGGCCGTAGCCGATAGCCCTGCCCCTGAACCACCTCGACCGGATAGCCAGCCGCCTGCAGCCGGTGCGCCTGCTTCCAGACGGCCACGCGGCTGAGTCCCAACCGTCGGGCCAGCACCGAACCGCTCGTGAACGCCTCGCTCAGATAGGCCAGCAACGCTGCATTCTTCATGTTAACCAAGATACAACACTTCGGTTAACCAGGCAATACGAGC from Rhodothermus sp. encodes the following:
- the bioB gene encoding biotin synthase BioB — encoded protein: MEIAWDQLVADALEDRPPAREVARALLQLPDADTLRLVEAAWRVRRHFFGNRVKVNVLLNAQSGLCPEDCHYCSQSRISKASIPRYRMLSVEEILSRARQAHAAGAQRFCIVTSGRGPHRRELETVLEATRRIKAELPLEVCACMGILDEEQARLLKEAGVDAYNHNLNTSPRHYERICSTHTYEDRVRTVQIALKAGLQPCTGVILGMGETDEDVLDMAYALREAGAASIPVNFLIPIKGTPLGDGQTVRHLTPWACLRYLSVFRFVNPRAEIRASAGRELHLRSLQPLALMVANSLFLGDYLTEKGQAAEADWQMIEDLGFVPEAPQSAHSHAVARPTAPAA
- a CDS encoding biotin--[acetyl-CoA-carboxylase] ligase, with the protein product MKNAALLAYLSEAFTSGSVLARRLGLSRVAVWKQAHRLQAAGYPVEVVQGQGYRLRPGSPAPHLLRSCLRGRFGRAYRYMGRTTSTQDELRAWAEAGAPEGAVVLAEQQTGGRGRRGRRWISPSGAGLYFSVLLRPRLPLTELLRLSLAAGVALAETAEIGGLKWPNDLLAPDGRKLAGVLLEADLRGEDVRFLLLGIGLNVHAAPLPPEATYLEAYRPGLRRVDLLATLLDRLEYWYNRLAEADAICAAWRRHSYTLGQPVRIETASGRIEGMAEDVEPSGALRVRLPDGTTRTVSAGDVALLQSVSSP